The sequence below is a genomic window from Pseudosulfitobacter sp. DSM 107133.
GCGCGCAATCTCGCCCGCGCGGATTTCGTGGGCGGGGTTGGCATAGGCATGCAGGAAATGGATCACCAAGGCCTCGCAATCCTCGGCCACCAGCTTGCGCAGGGCCACGCGCAACGCGTCCTCGTCCAGCGCCAGATATTCAGAACCATCCGCAAGCGTACGTTCCGGCACCTCGAGGCGCAGATCGCGCGGGATCAGCGGGCGGAACTGCCCCGACATGCCATAGGCCTGCGGCCGGGTCCGTCGCCCCAGCTCCAGCACGTCCCGAAAGCCCATCGTGGTGATCAGCCCTGTCTTGCACAGCCGCCGCTCCAGCACGGCGTTGGTGGTGGTCGTGGTCCCATGCACGATCAGGTCCAGCATCGCCGCATCCACTCCGGCCGCGTCCAGAGCCGCCAGCACCCCATGCGCCTGATTGTCCAGCGTTGTCGGCACCTTGGCCAGTTTTACCCGCCCCGTACGGCTGTCGTAATGTACCAGATCGGTGAACGTCCCACCCACGTCGATACCGGCAAAGCTGCCGCTCAGTTCACTTGCGTCTGTCATATAGAAGCCTTGTCTTTCTGCGCGAGGATCGCGGCGCGGATGCGGTCCGGTGTCGCCGGAAGATGGTGGATGCGCGCGCCGCTGGCGTCCGCGATGGCGTTCAAAATGGCGGGGGCCGTGGGGATCAGGCAATGCTCGCCCAGCCCCTTGGCCCCGTAGGGACCGTGTGCGTCGCCGGATTCGATGATGATCGAGGTGATGTCAGGCACGTCGCCCATCGTCGGGATCAGGTAATCATGCAGGTTCTCGGTACGTCCGGGCAGGAATTCCTCCATCAGCGCCAGCCCGATGCCCTGTGCAATACCGCCTTCGATCTGCCCTTCGACCAGCAGCGGATTGATCGCACGGCCCACATCATGCGCGGCGACAAACCGCAACAGCTTGACCGTGCCAAGGGCCATATCGACCTCCAGCTCGACCATCTGCGCCGCCGTGCCAAAAACCGCATAGGGCGATCCCTGCCCCTTGGCGTCCATCGGCAGGGTCGGCGGATCATAGCTTTCCTGCACTTCCAGCGCATAGCCTTCGGCAGCAGGCAGTTCGATCCGGCGGCGTACCTCGCCCTCGGACAGCTCGATCGCGCCATCCACAAAGGCAATCGCGGCCCCGTCGCCCACATTGCCCAACCGCAAGATCTGCGCCCGCAGCGCTTCACCCGCCAGCCGTGCGGCGTTGCCGGTGATAAAGGTCTGACGGCTTGCCGATGTCTTGCCCGCATCCGGCGTCAGATCGGTATCGGCGCCAACCAAAGTGACCTGCGACAGCGGCACCCCCAGCGCCTGCGCAAAAATCTGGGTGATGACGGTGTTTGATCCCTGCCCGATATCCACGGCCCCCTGATGCAGCATCAGTTCCCCGTCCGACGTGACACCCGCGCGGATGGTCGAGGGGTTCGACATCGACGTGTTGCCACAGCCATACCAGCCGCCCGCCACGCCAACCCCGCGCTTGATCTGCGCATGGGCCGCGTTGAATGCCCTGGCCTCGGCCAACGCGCGCTCCCATTCGGGTTTCAGCGCGTCAAAGCACGCATCAATGCCCATGCCGGTGTCAAACACCTGCCCCGTCACCGTCGCATCGCCGTTTTGCAGACAGTTCAGCCGCCGGAATGCCAGCCGGTCCATGCCCAGATCATTGGCCAGCAGATCGAACAACTGTTCCTGCGCCACCGCTGATTGCGGCACGCCAAAGCCGCGAAACGCACCCGCCGGTGTGGTGTTGGTGTGAATGCCCACGCTGTTCGCTTCGTAATGCGGCACGCGGTAAGGGCCGGACGCATGGATCGGCACGCGGTTCGCCACGGTCGGCCCCCAGCTGGCATACGCCCCCGTATTGAACACACCGTCAAAGCGCGCGCCCACGATCCGCCCGTCTGCATCCGTCCCGATCTTCATCGAAATCTCGGACGGGTGGCGTTTGGTCGAACTGGCGATGCTTTCGGCGCGGGTATAGGCCATGCGCACCGGCTGCCCCAATATCCACGCCGCCAGCGCCACATAGGGCTGCGCGGTCAGGTCCAGCTTGGACCCGAACCCGCCGCCCACCGCAGTGGGCAGAATGCGCACCGCCGCAGGGTCCAGCCCCAGAATGCCCGCCAGCGCATCGCGGTTCATATAGGGGGCCTGCGTGCAGCATTGCACCTCGATCCGGTCGCCCACCCTGCGGGCGCTGGCCGCTTCGGGTTCGATATAGCCGTGTTCGATAAATCCTGTTGAGAAGTCGCCCGCAACCACATGCGCGGCCTGCGCCAAACCCGCTTCGGCATCGCCGCGCGCCACCAGACCGCGACACATCACGTTGTCCGCGCGGTCGGGATGAAGCAGCGCCGCCGCGTTGGCCCCCGCCGGTGTCAGTTGCGCCGCGCGTTCGTCCCATTCCACCGGAAAGGCGCCCATGGCGTCCAGAACCCCGGCGCGGCCAACCACAGCAGCCACCGCCTCGCCTTTGAAGCGCGCCTCGCCTTCGGCAAAAACCGGCTGGTCGATAAACCCCGGAATGACGCCAAACAGGTTCTCCCCCGGCACGTCGCTGGCGGTCAGGACCAAATCCAGCCCGTTTGCGTCCCGAAACGCCTCCAGATCGCCAAAGCGGAACCCAGCGCGGTGAAACGGCGACCGGATCACCCGCACCGTCAGCGAATCCGCCGGGGCGACATCATCGCCAAACCGCTCGCTGCCCGACACCTTGGGCCAGCCGTCCAGCCGCGCCACCCGCGCGCCGACGCCGCCTTCGGTCAATGTCTCGGTGGTCGCACCGGCATCCAGCACCGCCGCGATGATCTTGCGATAGCCGGTGCAACGGCACAGCACCCCGCCCAAGGCATCGGCCACGCGTTCCTCGGTCAGCGCCGCACCCGAACGCAACAACGCCACCGCCGACACCATCATGCCCGGCGTGCAGATCCCGCATTGCGCCGCCTGATGCCGCTGGAACGCCTGCGCCAAACGCGCAGCATCGGCGTCACCGGCAACCAGCCCCGCCTGCGTTTCAACCTGCCGGCCCTGCGCCTGACCGGCTGCGGTGATGCAGGCACAGACCGGCGCGCCGTCCAGCAGCACGGTACAGGCCCCGCAATCGCCCGCGTTGCAGCCCACCTTGACATCCAGTGCCCCCGCGCTGTCGCGCAAAACCTCGGACATCCGCGCCGTGGGCGAAGCAGACAGGGTGATTTCAGCGCCGTTCAGGGTCAGGGCAATCTGCCCCTTGGGTTCGTCAAGCGACATCGGTTTTCTCCACTGCATCCAACAACGTGCGCCGCACCAGCGTGCGCACCGCATCCATGCGAAAGACCGCGCTGGCCCGCACATCATCAATCGGGGTCAACGCGTCCAGCCGCGCCTCTCCGACGATCCCCCCGACATCTCCCAGCGCGGCCCCGACCAGCGCCGTTTCCAGATCAACCAGCCGCCGCGCCACCGGCGAACATGACCCGACAGCGATACGCGCCCGCACGATCCGCCCGCCGTCAGCGTGTACAACAGCGCTGACCATCGCGATCGAAATCACCAGATACCGCCGCGCGCCCAGCTTGCGAAACGCGCCACAGCCCGGCGCATCATGCACATAGATCGCCGTCATCAGCTCGCCCGCCGCCAGATCGACCTTGCGAACGCCCTGAATGAACGCGCTCAGCGGCACCCGCCGCGCGCCGCTTGGCCCTGTCAGCTCTACCTCGGCATCCAGCGCCATCAGCGCCGGAACCCCGTCCGCCGCAGGCGAGGCATTGCACAGGTTCCCCGCAACCGTTCCGGTGTTCTGGATCTGCACCGACCCGACCTCGCGCGCGGCCAGCTTGAGCCCGTCGAACAATGCAGGCAGGTCGGCACGCACCACATCTGTCCAAGTCGTCGCCGCCCCGATCCGCCAGCCCTCATCAACCCGCGCGATCCCGCGCAGCCCCGCCACCGCCGAAACATCAATCATCCGCGCAGGTGGCGGCGCGGCGCGCAGCCCCGGATAGACATCCGTGCCCCCCGCCAGAACCACCCCGCCGCCTTCGGCCAGCAGGGCAAGGGCCGCGTCCAGTGTCTCGGGTCGATGAAGCGTCATGTGGTGCCTCTTTCACTGCCCGGACCAGCCCCGGGCTTCATTTGTGTGCAAACGATACAGGCACACCGTAGAAACTTGCATGAAAAGTTGTCAATCGTCCTGATCGCTTTCGGGCCTTTATCGGCCAAAAAACTTTTTTCGTTTGTGTACGAACGAATTTTGGCGCAGCATCTGCTCTGAAATTATGCAGAATGGAGCATTGAGATGACCGATCTTGCCTTTGACCCCATCCTTCAGGGCCAGCCTGCGGGATTCGAAATACCCGCCGCCTGTTTCGGGCTGACCGTCACCCAGGTGCAACATTACACCGACCGCCTTTTCCGCTTTCGCGTGACCCGCCCCGCCACGTTCCGTTTCCGCTCGGGCGAGTTTGTGATGATCGGCCTGCCCAACGCCGACCGGCCTGTCATGCGTGCCTATTCCATTGCGTCGCCCGCATGGGACGACACGCTGGAATTCTACTCGATCAAGGTGCCCGACGGCCCGCTGACCGAGCATTTGCAAAACATTCAGGTGGGCGACACTGTATTAATGCGCAAGAAACCCACCGGCACGCTGGTGCTTGATGCGCTGACCCCCGGCAAACGGCTGTGGATGCTGTCCACTGGCACCGGAATCGCGCCATTTGCATCGCTGATTCGCGATCCCGAGACCTACGAGCGCTTTGACGAGGTGATTCTCTGCCACGGCTGCCGCGAGGTGGCCGAACTGGCCTATGGCGACGAAATCACCAATGCCACGCTGAACGATCCGCTGGTGGGCGAAGCCGCACAGGGCCGCCTGCGCCTGTTCAACACCGCCACCCGCGAGGCTTACAAGGTGCAGGGCCGTATCACCGACATGATCCGGTCGGGCACTATATATACGGCCCTCGACGTGCCCCCGATCACCCCCGCCGACGACCGCGTGATGATCTGCGGTTCGATGGAGATGCTGGCCGATTGCCGCGCCATCTGTCTGGAACACGGACTGGAAG
It includes:
- a CDS encoding molybdopterin cofactor-binding domain-containing protein, yielding MSLDEPKGQIALTLNGAEITLSASPTARMSEVLRDSAGALDVKVGCNAGDCGACTVLLDGAPVCACITAAGQAQGRQVETQAGLVAGDADAARLAQAFQRHQAAQCGICTPGMMVSAVALLRSGAALTEERVADALGGVLCRCTGYRKIIAAVLDAGATTETLTEGGVGARVARLDGWPKVSGSERFGDDVAPADSLTVRVIRSPFHRAGFRFGDLEAFRDANGLDLVLTASDVPGENLFGVIPGFIDQPVFAEGEARFKGEAVAAVVGRAGVLDAMGAFPVEWDERAAQLTPAGANAAALLHPDRADNVMCRGLVARGDAEAGLAQAAHVVAGDFSTGFIEHGYIEPEAASARRVGDRIEVQCCTQAPYMNRDALAGILGLDPAAVRILPTAVGGGFGSKLDLTAQPYVALAAWILGQPVRMAYTRAESIASSTKRHPSEISMKIGTDADGRIVGARFDGVFNTGAYASWGPTVANRVPIHASGPYRVPHYEANSVGIHTNTTPAGAFRGFGVPQSAVAQEQLFDLLANDLGMDRLAFRRLNCLQNGDATVTGQVFDTGMGIDACFDALKPEWERALAEARAFNAAHAQIKRGVGVAGGWYGCGNTSMSNPSTIRAGVTSDGELMLHQGAVDIGQGSNTVITQIFAQALGVPLSQVTLVGADTDLTPDAGKTSASRQTFITGNAARLAGEALRAQILRLGNVGDGAAIAFVDGAIELSEGEVRRRIELPAAEGYALEVQESYDPPTLPMDAKGQGSPYAVFGTAAQMVELEVDMALGTVKLLRFVAAHDVGRAINPLLVEGQIEGGIAQGIGLALMEEFLPGRTENLHDYLIPTMGDVPDITSIIIESGDAHGPYGAKGLGEHCLIPTAPAILNAIADASGARIHHLPATPDRIRAAILAQKDKASI
- a CDS encoding FAD binding domain-containing protein → MTLHRPETLDAALALLAEGGGVVLAGGTDVYPGLRAAPPPARMIDVSAVAGLRGIARVDEGWRIGAATTWTDVVRADLPALFDGLKLAAREVGSVQIQNTGTVAGNLCNASPAADGVPALMALDAEVELTGPSGARRVPLSAFIQGVRKVDLAAGELMTAIYVHDAPGCGAFRKLGARRYLVISIAMVSAVVHADGGRIVRARIAVGSCSPVARRLVDLETALVGAALGDVGGIVGEARLDALTPIDDVRASAVFRMDAVRTLVRRTLLDAVEKTDVA
- a CDS encoding ferredoxin--NADP reductase translates to MTDLAFDPILQGQPAGFEIPAACFGLTVTQVQHYTDRLFRFRVTRPATFRFRSGEFVMIGLPNADRPVMRAYSIASPAWDDTLEFYSIKVPDGPLTEHLQNIQVGDTVLMRKKPTGTLVLDALTPGKRLWMLSTGTGIAPFASLIRDPETYERFDEVILCHGCREVAELAYGDEITNATLNDPLVGEAAQGRLRLFNTATREAYKVQGRITDMIRSGTIYTALDVPPITPADDRVMICGSMEMLADCRAICLEHGLEEGANNRPAEFVVEKAFVD